The following are encoded in a window of Sulfitobacter sp. S190 genomic DNA:
- a CDS encoding ABC transporter substrate-binding protein — MKRMLSTLATSVAAAAVLATSAIAEDPKRGGPLTMALQQTPRHLNPAVQSGTATGQPGTQLFASLLRYDEGWDPQPYLAETWEVAEDGLSVTINLVKGATFHDGQPITSEDVAFSIDTVKANHPFKSMFAPVTEVETPDAHTAVIKLSKPHPALLLAMSSQLLSIIPKHVYGDGQDPKAHPANSNDVVGSGPFKLVEFKPGEHVILERNEDYFIDGLPYLDRIVMRILPDETTRTIALESGELLLSGFEQNPRNIVRLQKNDGLTVNADGYAAIGPVNWLAFNTKGEKTSDHKVRQAIAYAVDRNFINKALNLGTAPDALTGIHPGSPFYDATVEAYDVDLDKANALLDEAGYEKGSDGMRFALTVDYGWPGMKPYAEYMKPQLKKIGIDVAVRSSADFPTWAKRISTWDFDMTMDNVFNWGDPVIGVHRTYSSDNIKEGVIWSNTQQYSNARVDELMEAAGATNDTEERKKLYAEFQQIIADELPLYPLWASPYHTISASSVGNAPVSVWGTSSPLDRVYLK; from the coding sequence ATGAAGCGAATGCTCAGCACACTGGCGACATCCGTCGCGGCAGCCGCCGTCCTGGCGACCTCTGCGATCGCCGAGGATCCAAAGCGTGGCGGCCCGCTGACAATGGCCTTGCAACAAACTCCGCGGCACCTGAACCCCGCAGTCCAGTCTGGCACCGCAACGGGCCAGCCGGGCACACAGCTGTTTGCGTCGCTCCTGCGCTACGACGAGGGATGGGATCCGCAACCCTATTTGGCCGAGACTTGGGAAGTGGCCGAAGACGGCCTGTCCGTGACGATCAATCTGGTCAAGGGAGCCACGTTCCACGACGGGCAGCCGATCACGTCGGAGGATGTTGCGTTCTCCATCGACACCGTCAAGGCGAACCACCCCTTCAAATCGATGTTCGCCCCGGTGACCGAAGTCGAAACACCCGATGCGCATACGGCCGTTATCAAACTGTCCAAGCCGCATCCTGCATTGCTGCTTGCCATGTCGTCACAGCTGCTGTCGATCATCCCCAAGCACGTCTATGGTGACGGACAGGACCCCAAGGCGCACCCTGCCAATTCCAACGATGTTGTCGGTTCGGGGCCGTTCAAGCTGGTCGAATTCAAACCCGGCGAACACGTCATTCTTGAGCGGAACGAAGACTATTTCATCGATGGGCTGCCCTATCTCGACCGTATCGTGATGCGCATTCTTCCCGATGAAACGACGCGCACAATCGCCCTGGAAAGCGGTGAGCTGTTGCTGTCCGGTTTTGAGCAGAACCCGCGCAATATCGTGCGTCTGCAAAAGAACGATGGATTGACGGTAAACGCCGACGGCTATGCCGCGATCGGGCCGGTAAACTGGCTGGCGTTCAACACCAAGGGCGAGAAAACATCCGACCACAAGGTACGTCAGGCGATCGCGTATGCCGTCGATCGCAATTTCATCAACAAGGCGCTGAACCTCGGCACGGCGCCCGACGCGCTCACCGGTATTCACCCCGGCAGCCCGTTCTACGACGCCACGGTCGAGGCCTATGATGTCGATCTGGACAAGGCGAACGCCTTGCTCGATGAGGCGGGTTACGAAAAAGGGTCTGACGGGATGCGTTTTGCGCTGACTGTCGATTACGGCTGGCCGGGCATGAAGCCCTATGCCGAATACATGAAACCCCAGCTGAAAAAGATCGGTATCGATGTTGCGGTGCGCTCTTCTGCGGATTTCCCGACATGGGCCAAGCGCATCTCGACGTGGGATTTCGACATGACGATGGACAACGTGTTCAACTGGGGTGACCCGGTGATCGGCGTGCACCGGACATACTCGTCGGACAACATCAAGGAGGGCGTCATCTGGTCCAATACGCAGCAATACTCCAACGCGCGCGTGGACGAGTTGATGGAAGCTGCCGGCGCGACCAACGACACGGAAGAGCGTAAGAAACTCTATGCCGAGTTCCAGCAGATCATCGCTGATGAGCTGCCGCTGTATCCTTTGTGGGCCTCGCCCTACCACACGATTTCCGCAAGCTCGGTCGGGAATGCGCCGGTCAGCGTCTGGGGCACGTCCAGCCCGCTGGACCGTGTGTATCTGAAGTAG
- the uvrB gene encoding excinuclease ABC subunit UvrB: protein MPYAHSDGSQATAILSNPAPDVRNRPKLEGGQQFMLSTEFEPAGDQPTAIAELSEGVKSGERDQVLLGATGTGKTFTMAKVIEQTQRPAIILAPNKTLAAQLYGEFKGFFPDNAVEYFVSYYDYYQPEAYVARSDTFIEKESQINEQIDRMRHSATRALLERDDVIIVASVSCIYGIGSVETYGAMTQDLKTGSTYDQRQVIADLVAQQYRRNDASFQRGSFRVRGDSLEIFPAHLDDRAWKLSFFGEELESITEFDPLTGEKTGTMDQIRVYANSHYVTPKPTMNQAIIGIKKELRMRLDQLVAEGKLLEAQRLEQRTNFDLEMLEATGVCNGIENYSRYLTGRAPGEPPPTLFEFIPDNAIVFADESHVSVPQIGGMYKGDYRRKFTLAEHGFRLPSCMDNRPLKFEEWDAMRPQSVFVSATPAAWEIEQSGGVFTEQIIRPTGLLDPKVEIRPVDMQVDDLLDEVRKVAADGFRTLCTTLTKRMAEDLTEYMHEQGIRVRYMHSDIDTIERIEILRDLRLGAFDVLIGINLLREGLDIPECGLVAILDADKEGFLRSETSLVQTIGRAARNAEGRVIMYADRITGSMERAMGETERRRAKQMAYNEEHGITPSTVKKNVEDILAGLYKGDTDQSRVTAKVDKQMAGGNLQTVLDGLRADMRKAAENLEFEEAARLRDEVKRLEAVDLAVADDPMARQYAVDKAVDAAQAASGRSTMGRGGMRGGVKRRKGR, encoded by the coding sequence ATGCCCTACGCTCATTCCGACGGTTCACAAGCCACTGCGATCCTGTCAAATCCCGCGCCAGATGTCCGCAACCGGCCCAAGCTGGAAGGCGGCCAACAGTTCATGCTGTCGACCGAATTCGAACCGGCCGGGGATCAGCCGACGGCGATTGCAGAGCTTTCGGAAGGCGTGAAGTCAGGCGAGCGCGATCAGGTGCTGTTGGGGGCCACCGGCACCGGCAAGACGTTTACGATGGCCAAGGTCATCGAGCAGACGCAGCGCCCCGCCATCATTCTCGCCCCGAACAAGACGCTGGCGGCACAGTTGTACGGCGAATTCAAAGGCTTCTTTCCCGACAACGCCGTTGAATATTTCGTCAGCTACTACGACTACTACCAGCCCGAGGCTTATGTCGCCCGGTCCGACACCTTCATCGAGAAGGAAAGCCAGATCAACGAACAGATCGACCGCATGCGCCACTCGGCCACGCGGGCGCTGCTGGAGCGGGACGATGTGATCATCGTCGCGTCGGTGTCGTGCATCTATGGTATCGGATCGGTCGAGACCTACGGCGCGATGACACAGGATCTGAAAACCGGCAGCACCTACGACCAGCGACAGGTGATCGCCGACCTGGTGGCGCAGCAGTACCGCCGCAACGACGCATCATTCCAGCGCGGCTCTTTCCGGGTGCGCGGCGACAGTCTCGAGATTTTTCCCGCGCACCTCGACGATCGCGCCTGGAAACTGTCGTTCTTTGGCGAAGAGTTGGAAAGCATCACCGAGTTTGATCCGCTGACCGGAGAAAAGACCGGCACGATGGACCAGATCCGGGTCTATGCAAACAGCCACTATGTCACGCCGAAGCCCACGATGAATCAGGCGATCATCGGGATCAAGAAAGAGCTGCGCATGCGGCTCGACCAATTGGTCGCGGAAGGAAAATTGCTGGAAGCGCAGCGTCTGGAACAGCGTACGAATTTCGATCTTGAGATGCTCGAGGCGACGGGTGTTTGCAACGGTATCGAAAACTACTCTCGCTACCTCACGGGCCGCGCCCCGGGCGAGCCGCCCCCCACCCTGTTTGAGTTCATCCCCGACAACGCCATTGTCTTTGCCGACGAGTCCCACGTTTCGGTGCCCCAGATCGGTGGCATGTACAAAGGCGACTATCGGCGTAAATTCACGCTGGCCGAACACGGCTTCCGCCTGCCGTCGTGCATGGATAACCGTCCGCTCAAGTTCGAGGAATGGGACGCGATGCGCCCGCAATCGGTTTTCGTGTCGGCAACGCCCGCCGCTTGGGAAATCGAGCAATCTGGCGGTGTCTTCACGGAGCAGATCATTCGACCGACGGGTCTTCTGGATCCGAAGGTCGAGATCAGGCCCGTTGATATGCAGGTGGACGATCTGCTTGATGAAGTGCGCAAGGTTGCCGCCGATGGCTTCAGAACCCTGTGTACGACGCTGACCAAACGGATGGCCGAGGATCTGACCGAGTACATGCATGAGCAGGGCATCCGCGTGCGCTACATGCACTCCGATATCGACACGATCGAACGCATCGAGATTCTGCGCGACCTGCGGCTGGGCGCTTTCGATGTGCTGATCGGGATCAACCTGCTGCGGGAGGGGCTCGATATCCCCGAGTGCGGTTTGGTGGCTATTCTGGATGCTGATAAAGAAGGTTTCCTGCGCTCCGAAACGTCGCTCGTCCAGACCATCGGGCGTGCTGCGCGTAATGCCGAAGGGCGTGTGATCATGTACGCGGACCGCATAACAGGGTCGATGGAGCGGGCGATGGGCGAAACCGAACGCCGCCGTGCCAAGCAGATGGCCTATAACGAAGAACACGGCATCACGCCCTCCACCGTCAAAAAGAACGTCGAGGATATTCTTGCCGGTCTGTACAAGGGCGATACCGACCAATCGCGCGTCACGGCGAAGGTCGACAAGCAGATGGCCGGTGGCAATCTGCAAACGGTTCTGGACGGATTGAGGGCAGACATGCGCAAGGCGGCTGAAAATCTGGAGTTCGAAGAGGCCGCGCGCCTGCGCGATGAGGTCAAGCGGCTCGAAGCGGTTGATCTGGCGGTGGCGGATGATCCGATGGCGCGTCAATACGCTGTCGACAAGGCCGTTGACGCGGCGCAAGCAGCTTCGGGCAGATCGACGATGGGTCGCGGTGGAATGCGGGGAGGCGTGAAACGGCGCAAAGGGCGATAA
- a CDS encoding ETC complex I subunit yields the protein MRARIYQPARTAMSSGTAKTHKWVLEFAPTEAREVDPLMGWTSSSDTQSQVRLEFATKEDALEYAEEHSIEVQVQDPKRRKPNIRAGGYGENFATSRRGAWTH from the coding sequence ATGCGCGCGAGAATCTATCAGCCAGCCCGAACCGCAATGTCCTCGGGCACCGCAAAGACCCACAAGTGGGTTCTGGAATTTGCGCCGACAGAAGCCCGCGAAGTCGACCCGCTGATGGGCTGGACATCGTCATCCGATACGCAAAGTCAGGTCCGGCTTGAGTTCGCCACCAAGGAAGACGCCCTCGAATACGCCGAAGAGCACAGCATCGAGGTGCAGGTGCAGGACCCCAAGCGGCGCAAACCCAACATCCGCGCGGGTGGTTACGGCGAGAACTTTGCCACATCCCGCCGCGGTGCCTGGACACACTGA
- a CDS encoding ABC transporter permease: MSDTTSQPSGEPELRITSPWREMTTMFFRNYAAVAGLILLIAILLFVFVGPLVHTTDPFEMVWAPFTLPMQEGFILGTDYLGRDILSAMMAGGQVSLAIGLAAALVSVIIGVSVGAFAGYYGGLVEELLMRFTEFFQVLPTLLFSMVIVALFGASLLTVTLAIGVVSWTAVARVTRSEFLRIREMEYVAAARSGSARDLYLIFKVILPNALPPIVVQANLMVGSAILFEAALSFLGLSDPNVMSWGQVIGSNRPYILDAGFAVAIPGFAIFLTVLAISLVGDGLNDALNPKLRQR; the protein is encoded by the coding sequence ATGAGCGATACCACTTCGCAGCCTTCTGGCGAACCGGAGCTTCGGATCACCAGCCCGTGGCGCGAGATGACAACGATGTTCTTTCGCAACTATGCGGCCGTTGCGGGACTGATCCTGCTGATCGCGATTTTGCTTTTCGTGTTTGTCGGACCGCTTGTCCACACCACCGACCCGTTCGAGATGGTTTGGGCGCCCTTCACACTGCCGATGCAGGAAGGGTTCATTCTGGGCACTGATTATCTGGGCCGCGACATCCTGTCGGCGATGATGGCCGGGGGGCAGGTATCGCTCGCCATCGGGCTTGCGGCGGCGCTTGTGTCGGTCATCATCGGCGTGTCGGTCGGTGCCTTCGCGGGATACTACGGCGGACTGGTGGAAGAACTGCTCATGCGGTTCACGGAGTTTTTTCAGGTGCTGCCGACGCTATTGTTTTCCATGGTCATTGTTGCGCTTTTCGGCGCATCCTTGTTGACGGTTACGCTTGCCATCGGGGTGGTGAGCTGGACCGCGGTGGCACGTGTGACCCGGTCCGAGTTTTTGCGCATCCGCGAGATGGAGTATGTCGCGGCGGCACGGTCCGGCTCGGCACGGGATCTGTATCTCATTTTCAAGGTGATCCTGCCAAATGCCCTGCCCCCGATCGTCGTGCAGGCGAACCTCATGGTCGGCTCCGCCATCCTGTTCGAAGCCGCGCTGAGCTTTTTGGGATTGAGTGATCCCAATGTGATGAGCTGGGGACAGGTCATAGGCTCAAACCGTCCCTATATTCTGGATGCAGGGTTTGCGGTTGCGATCCCCGGTTTTGCGATCTTTCTGACCGTGCTGGCGATTTCGCTCGTCGGCGACGGATTGAACGATGCCCTCAACCCCAAACTGAGGCAGCGTTGA
- a CDS encoding amidohydrolase codes for MNPARPAVTHVAVQDGQIIGAGTLEELEGWGDYTLDTQFAQKVLMPGLVEGHAHTMEGTLWRYTFCGYFDRMDPDGKVWDGLKNKDAVLARLKAAEQSREDPDAPLPGWQLDPIYFNNERVTRADLDQVSTTRPVGVLHASGHIMNVNSKALELAGLLKPGVNHPGVPLGDDGLPTGELKGPDIMTPVGAHVGFNRDMLACDERGLRDFGRLCVRAGVTTVTDLAARMSDDVADMMIKVTGEPKFPARVMALRFFHGLTTEELIEHAISLRNRSTDRLRLGAIKVVADGSIQGFSARMRAPGYYNGAPNGLWYITPEHMLTIYEKALEHGLLVHTHTNGDQATQLALETLEKALQKHPARDHRFTLQHCQLADAAQFRQMAKLGMCVNLFANHHFYWGDEHYALTVGPERAERMNACRTALDNAIPMGIHSDAPITPLGPLFTAWCAVNRLTASGRVLGESERITIPEALHAITLGAAYTLKLDGEIGSIEAGKRADFAVLEDDPTEATADSIKDVRVWGTVQAGRVFAAADV; via the coding sequence ATGAATCCCGCGCGCCCCGCGGTCACCCATGTCGCGGTGCAGGACGGCCAGATCATCGGCGCGGGCACACTGGAAGAGCTCGAAGGCTGGGGGGACTACACCCTCGATACACAGTTTGCCCAGAAGGTTCTGATGCCCGGACTTGTCGAAGGGCACGCGCACACAATGGAAGGCACCCTGTGGCGCTATACCTTTTGCGGCTATTTCGACCGCATGGATCCGGACGGAAAGGTCTGGGACGGGCTCAAGAACAAGGATGCCGTGCTCGCGCGCCTCAAGGCCGCTGAGCAATCGCGGGAAGACCCCGATGCTCCCTTGCCCGGCTGGCAGCTCGATCCGATCTACTTCAACAACGAACGCGTGACCCGCGCCGATCTTGATCAGGTCTCGACAACCCGCCCCGTGGGCGTGCTGCACGCCTCCGGGCACATCATGAACGTCAATTCAAAGGCACTCGAACTGGCGGGACTGCTCAAGCCCGGCGTGAACCACCCCGGCGTGCCGCTGGGCGATGACGGTCTGCCCACTGGCGAACTGAAAGGCCCCGACATCATGACACCGGTGGGTGCGCACGTGGGGTTCAACCGCGACATGCTGGCCTGTGACGAACGCGGCCTGCGCGACTTCGGCCGGCTGTGCGTGCGCGCAGGCGTGACCACGGTTACCGATCTCGCCGCGAGAATGTCCGATGACGTGGCAGACATGATGATCAAGGTCACCGGCGAGCCAAAGTTTCCCGCCCGCGTGATGGCGCTGCGCTTTTTCCACGGGCTGACTACGGAAGAGCTGATCGAGCATGCGATATCCCTGCGCAATCGCTCCACGGACCGGCTCCGGCTCGGCGCGATCAAAGTGGTGGCAGACGGCTCCATTCAGGGATTCTCCGCCCGCATGCGTGCGCCGGGCTACTACAACGGTGCGCCGAACGGACTGTGGTACATCACCCCCGAACACATGCTGACCATCTACGAAAAGGCGCTAGAACACGGCTTGCTGGTCCACACCCATACCAATGGGGATCAGGCGACACAGCTGGCACTGGAGACGCTTGAAAAGGCGCTTCAGAAACATCCGGCCCGCGATCACCGCTTTACGCTGCAGCATTGCCAGCTGGCCGATGCCGCGCAATTCCGCCAGATGGCCAAGCTTGGGATGTGCGTCAATCTGTTCGCCAATCACCACTTCTATTGGGGGGATGAACACTACGCCCTGACCGTCGGGCCGGAGCGGGCCGAACGCATGAACGCCTGCCGAACGGCTCTCGACAACGCGATCCCGATGGGAATCCACTCCGATGCGCCCATCACACCGCTTGGTCCGCTCTTTACCGCGTGGTGTGCCGTGAACCGCCTCACGGCATCCGGCCGCGTTCTGGGTGAAAGTGAACGCATCACCATCCCCGAAGCCCTGCATGCCATCACGCTGGGCGCGGCCTATACGCTCAAGCTCGACGGAGAGATCGGGTCCATCGAGGCCGGCAAACGCGCCGATTTCGCCGTGCTCGAGGACGACCCGACCGAAGCCACGGCCGACAGCATCAAGGACGTGCGTGTCTGGGGCACGGTACAGGCGGGCCGCGTGTTTGCGGCCGCCGACGTCTGA
- a CDS encoding ABC transporter ATP-binding protein: protein MSGSDIALKVTDLKVHFGGKRGLLGGEGTTVHAVDGVSFDVPAGTTFGIVGESGSGKSTTALAIMRLVHITDGKVTLRDTALSDLEGAALRDARSRFQIVFQDPYSSLNPRKRAGALVREPLDLMRIGTPQEREAKVAELFRQVGLRPEQQALFPHQFSGGQRQRLGLARALSTRPELIVCDEPVSALDVAIQAQILNLMGDFQKELGLTYLFISHDLGVVQHICDTVAVMYLGQIVELADRVSLFTNPRHPYTKALLSAVPSVHGNSRDRRNRTRLKGDPPSPINLPKGCRFASRCPIAEDRCRVAPPPLETRADGHQVACYLAGG, encoded by the coding sequence ATGAGCGGGTCTGACATTGCCCTCAAGGTGACGGACCTGAAGGTCCATTTCGGTGGCAAGCGCGGTCTTCTGGGCGGCGAAGGCACCACCGTACATGCGGTCGACGGCGTCAGCTTTGACGTGCCCGCAGGCACAACATTCGGCATCGTGGGCGAGAGCGGATCCGGCAAATCGACCACGGCGTTGGCGATCATGCGACTGGTGCATATCACCGATGGCAAGGTCACGTTGCGCGACACGGCGCTGAGCGATTTGGAAGGTGCTGCGCTGCGCGATGCCAGATCCCGGTTCCAGATTGTCTTTCAGGATCCCTATTCATCGCTGAACCCGCGCAAACGGGCGGGCGCGCTGGTGCGCGAACCGCTGGACCTGATGCGCATCGGAACGCCGCAGGAGCGCGAGGCGAAGGTGGCGGAACTCTTCAGGCAGGTGGGCCTGCGTCCCGAACAACAGGCGCTTTTTCCGCATCAGTTTTCGGGCGGGCAGCGTCAGCGTCTGGGGCTCGCGCGTGCGCTTTCAACACGTCCGGAGCTGATTGTCTGTGACGAACCCGTGTCGGCGCTTGATGTGGCGATACAGGCCCAGATCCTAAATCTGATGGGCGACTTCCAGAAAGAACTGGGCCTGACGTATCTGTTCATTTCTCACGATTTGGGAGTGGTGCAGCACATCTGTGACACGGTCGCGGTGATGTATCTGGGCCAGATTGTCGAGCTTGCCGATCGGGTCAGCCTGTTTACCAACCCGCGCCATCCCTACACCAAGGCGTTGCTGAGCGCGGTGCCGTCGGTGCACGGAAACAGCCGTGACAGGCGCAACCGGACCCGACTGAAGGGCGATCCGCCCAGCCCTATCAATCTGCCGAAAGGCTGCCGTTTTGCGTCAAGGTGCCCGATTGCAGAAGACCGGTGCCGTGTGGCCCCACCCCCGCTCGAGACGCGGGCGGACGGGCATCAGGTGGCGTGCTATCTCGCAGGCGGGTGA
- a CDS encoding ABC transporter ATP-binding protein has protein sequence MSDPLLCVSDLVVDFKTRAGNARVLDHISLSVNKGEILGIVGESGCGKSMTALSIMGLIPDPPGKITSGSIKLGDQELVGMGVDDLCRIRGKEIGMIFQEPMTSLNPVFTVGEQIAESVRLHEGATAKAAHARAVEMLEAVEIPEAAARAHAYPHQLSGGMRQRVMIAMALACRPRVLIADEPTTALDTTVQAQIFDLLQNLQDEMGTAIIMITHDMGAIAELADTVAVMYAGRIVKKGKVDTVLSHPDHPYTRGLIACVPHLSATPGPVRERLMEIEGVVPALTDLGKGCAFAPRCPLVMDKCRSQKPHLLATQEDHLAACWAVEPEVAQ, from the coding sequence ATGTCCGACCCGTTGCTTTGCGTCTCAGACCTTGTTGTCGATTTCAAAACCCGGGCGGGCAATGCCCGTGTGCTAGATCACATTTCACTTTCGGTCAACAAGGGCGAAATTCTCGGTATCGTGGGCGAATCCGGTTGCGGCAAGTCCATGACGGCCCTGTCCATCATGGGGCTCATCCCCGATCCCCCCGGCAAGATCACCTCCGGCTCGATCAAGCTGGGTGATCAGGAATTGGTGGGCATGGGTGTTGATGATTTGTGCCGCATCAGGGGCAAGGAAATCGGGATGATCTTTCAGGAGCCGATGACCTCGCTCAACCCTGTGTTCACCGTCGGGGAGCAAATTGCCGAAAGCGTGCGCTTGCACGAAGGGGCCACGGCCAAGGCGGCGCATGCACGGGCGGTAGAGATGCTGGAGGCCGTCGAAATACCCGAGGCCGCCGCCCGCGCCCACGCCTATCCCCATCAATTGTCGGGGGGGATGCGTCAGCGGGTCATGATCGCGATGGCGCTGGCCTGCCGCCCCCGCGTTCTGATCGCGGATGAACCGACGACCGCGCTGGATACGACAGTGCAGGCGCAGATCTTCGATTTGTTGCAAAACCTGCAGGATGAAATGGGCACTGCAATCATCATGATTACCCATGACATGGGCGCGATTGCCGAACTCGCGGACACTGTGGCCGTGATGTACGCGGGACGCATCGTCAAGAAGGGAAAGGTCGACACGGTGCTTTCACACCCCGATCATCCCTATACGCGGGGCCTGATCGCCTGTGTGCCGCATTTGTCAGCCACGCCCGGTCCGGTCCGTGAACGTCTGATGGAGATCGAAGGGGTGGTGCCAGCGTTGACCGATCTGGGCAAGGGCTGCGCCTTTGCGCCGCGCTGTCCCCTGGTGATGGACAAGTGCCGTTCGCAAAAGCCGCATCTCTTAGCCACGCAGGAGGACCATCTGGCGGCCTGCTGGGCGGTCGAGCCGGAGGTAGCGCAATGA
- a CDS encoding ABC transporter permease: MGLGQILTKRIGYGVLLLIAVVVLNFTLITIAPGDVADSIAGDMGGADAEVLAEIRTRYGLDQPFVVQLWRYVSKVAVLDLGYSYFYNQPVTDLILQRLPATLLLVFASQFLAITVGLLLGVMAARRPNSVPNLLVTFLSLFGFAAPVFWTGILLIILFVSVFPIFPVGGMMSASLIGAPFLERAVNVAYHLVLPMVTLASIYLALYSRLTRASLQEVLGSDYVRTARAKGLAENKVFYKHALKNSLGPLVTVAGLQFSAVISGAVVVEAVFSWPGLGTLALQSILARDTPTIMGILFFSSLVVIVVNIITDLVLRAIDPRIRAD, encoded by the coding sequence ATGGGCCTCGGGCAGATTTTGACGAAACGCATCGGCTATGGCGTGCTGTTGCTGATCGCGGTGGTGGTGTTGAACTTTACGCTGATCACAATCGCGCCCGGCGATGTCGCGGATTCAATCGCGGGCGACATGGGCGGTGCAGATGCAGAGGTTCTGGCGGAAATCCGGACCCGCTATGGTCTGGACCAACCTTTTGTGGTGCAGCTGTGGCGTTATGTCAGTAAGGTTGCCGTGCTGGACCTAGGGTATTCCTATTTCTACAACCAGCCGGTCACGGACCTGATCCTGCAACGCCTGCCTGCCACGCTTTTGCTGGTGTTTGCCTCGCAGTTTCTGGCGATCACCGTGGGGTTGCTTTTGGGGGTGATGGCGGCGCGCAGGCCAAACAGTGTGCCGAACCTGCTGGTCACGTTCCTGTCCCTCTTCGGGTTCGCCGCGCCGGTTTTCTGGACGGGTATCCTGCTGATCATCCTGTTTGTCTCAGTCTTTCCGATTTTTCCGGTCGGCGGCATGATGAGCGCCTCCCTGATCGGGGCGCCGTTCTTAGAGCGTGCGGTCAATGTCGCCTATCACCTCGTCTTGCCGATGGTGACGCTGGCCTCGATCTATCTTGCGCTGTATTCGCGGCTGACCCGCGCCTCCCTGCAGGAAGTGCTGGGCAGCGATTACGTGCGCACCGCCCGCGCCAAAGGGTTGGCCGAGAACAAGGTGTTTTACAAACACGCACTGAAGAACTCGCTCGGCCCTCTGGTGACGGTCGCGGGCCTACAGTTCTCGGCGGTGATTTCCGGCGCCGTGGTGGTCGAGGCGGTGTTCAGCTGGCCCGGTCTGGGCACGCTCGCCCTGCAATCGATCCTCGCCCGCGACACACCGACAATCATGGGCATTCTGTTCTTTTCATCCTTGGTTGTGATCGTCGTGAACATCATTACCGATCTGGTGTTGCGGGCGATTGATCCGCGCATCCGTGCCGATTAG
- a CDS encoding PLD nuclease N-terminal domain-containing protein, which translates to MELGILGLIILIADIYAIYQIFTSRASGLGKLLWILGVLIFPVVGFIVWLLAGPRGNAVRA; encoded by the coding sequence ATGGAACTGGGTATACTTGGACTGATTATCCTAATCGCAGACATCTATGCGATTTATCAGATTTTCACATCGCGCGCGTCGGGTCTGGGCAAACTGCTCTGGATCCTTGGTGTGCTGATCTTCCCTGTCGTCGGCTTTATCGTTTGGCTGCTGGCGGGTCCGCGCGGCAACGCAGTTCGCGCCTGA